A single genomic interval of Prunus dulcis chromosome 5, ALMONDv2, whole genome shotgun sequence harbors:
- the LOC117628357 gene encoding ATP-dependent Clp protease ATP-binding subunit ClpA homolog CD4B, chloroplastic: MARVLVQSTNIPGVVAGRRLGQSKGSGNAKRTVKMCCTLRAPGLRISSFSGLRSVNALDIMAKPGQDFYSRMGVAITSRRKASRCVPKAMFERFTEKAIKVIMLAQEEARRLGHNFVGTEQILLGLIGEGTGIAAKVLKSMGINLKDARVEVEKIIGRGSGFVAVEIPFTPRAKRVLELSLEEARQLGHNYIGSEHLLLGLLREGEGVAARVLENLGADPSNIRTQVIRMVGESTEAVGAGVGGGSSGNKMPTLEEYGTNLTKLAEEGKLDPVVGRQPQIERVVQILGRRTKNNPCLIGEPGVGKTAIAEGLAQRIATGDVPETIEGKKVITLDMGLLVAGTKYRGEFEERLKKLMEEIKQSDEIILFIDEVHTLIGAGAAEGAIDAANILKPALARGELQCIGATTLDEYRKHIEKDPALERRFQPVKVPEPTVDETIQILRGLRERYEIHHKLRYTDEALVSAAQLSYQYISDRFLPDKAIDLIDEAGSRVRLRHAQLPEEARELEKERRQITKEKDEAVRSQDFEKAGELRDREKDLSAQISAVVDKGKEMSKAESEAGDVGPLVTEVDIQHIVSSWTGIPVEKVSTDESDRLLKMEETLHTRVIGQDEAVKAISRAIRRARVGLKNPNRPIASFIFSGPTGVGKSELAKALAAYYFGSEEAMIRLDMSEFMERHTVSKLIGSPPGYVGYTEGGQLTEAVRRRPYTVVLFDEIEKAHPDVFNMMLQILEDGRLTDSKGRTVDFKNTLLIMTSNVGSSVIEKGGRRIGFDLDYDEKDSSYNRIKSLVTEELKQYFRPEFLNRLDEMIVFRQLTKLEVKEIADIMLKEVFERLRVKEIELQVTERFRDRVVDEGYNPSYGARPLRRAIMRLLEDSMAEKMLAREIKEGDSVIVDVDSDGNVTVLNGSSGSPESLPEAIPV, from the exons ATGGCTAGAGTTCTGGTTCAGTCAACTAATATTCCTGGTGTGGTTGCTGGGAGAAGGCTTGGTCAATCTAAAGGGTCGGGAAATGCCAAAAGGACAGTCAAGATGTGTTGTACTTTACGAGCACCTGGATTGAGAATAAGCAGTTTCTCAGGACTCCGTAGTGTTAATGCTTTAGATATTATGGCGAAACCTGGGCAAGACTTTTATTCCAGGATGGGAGTTGCAATCACTTCCCGTCGAAAGGCTAGCAGATGTGTGCCTAAAGCCATGTTTGAGCGCTTCACAGAAAAAGCAATTAAAGTAATTATGCTTGCACAAGAGGAAGCAAGGCGACTTGGTCACAATTTTGTTGGCACAGAGCAGATACTTTTGGGTCTTATCGGTGAAGGAACTGGCATTGCTGCCAAGGTCCTTAAGTCCATGGGAATTAATCTTAAAGATGCACGTGTTGAAGTGGAGAAGATAATTGGAAGGGGTAGTGGATTTGTTGCAGTTGAAATTCCATTCACTCCTCGTGCGAAGCGAGTTTTGGAGCTGTCACTGGAGGAAGCTCGCCAACTTG GCCATAACTATATTGGATCCGAGCACTTGCTTCTGGGCTTACTTCGGGAGGGTGAGGGTGTAGCAGCTCGTGTTCTTGAAAATTTAGGTGCTGACCCTAGTAACATTCGCACACAG GTTATCCGTATGGTGGGTGAGAGCACAGAGGCTGTTGGTGCCGGTGTTGGAGGAGGAAGCAGTGGTAATAAGATGCCGACTCTAGAAGAATATGGGACCAATTTAACTAAGCTAGCAGAGGAG GGTAAGTTGGATCCCGTTGTTGGAAGACAACCACAAATTGAACGTGTTGTGCAAATTTTGGGTAGGCGGACTAAGAATAATCCCTGCCTTATTGGAGAACCTGGTGTTGGGAAGACTGCAATTGCAGAAGGCCTTGCTCAACGGATTGCAACTGGTGATGTTCCTGAAACCATAGAGGGAAAGAAG GTTATAACACTGGATATGGGTCTTCTTGTTGCTGGTACAAAGTACCGTGGAGAGTTTGAGGAAAGATTAAAGAAGCTCATGGAGGAAATTAAACAAAGTGACGAgataattttgtttattgatgAGGTGCACACTTTAATTGGAGCGGGAGCAGCAGAAGGGGCAATTGATGCCGCAAATATATTAAAACCAGCTCTTGCAAGAGGTGAACTGCAG TGCATTGGTGCCACAACTCTTGATGAATACAGAAAGCACATAGAGAAAGATCCAGCCTTGGAAAGGCGTTTCCAACCAGTCAAAGTTCCTGAACCAACTGTGGATGAAACCATTCAGATTTTGAGAGGACTTCGAGAGCGATACGAGATTCACCACAAGCTCCGCTACACTGATGAAGCCCTGGTATCTGCTGCACAGCTATCATACCAGTATATCAG TGATCGCTTTCTGCCTGATAAAGCAATTGACTTGATTGATGAAGCTGGTTCTCGAGTTCGTCTTCGTCATGCACAG CTACCTGAAGAAGCTAGAGAGCTTGAGAAAGAACGGAGGCAGATCACTAAGGAGAAGGATGAGGCTGTTAGAAGCCAAGACTTTGAAAAG GCTGGGGAATTACGTGACAGAGAAAAGGACCTTTCGGCACAGATCTCAGCTGTTGTTGATAAAGGCAAGGAGATGAGTAAGGCAGAGAGTGAGGCAGGAGATGTAGGTCCTCTCGTGACTGAAGTGGATATTCAACATATTGTGTCCTCCTGGACTGGCATTCCAGTTGAGAAGGTGTCAACTGATGAATCGGACCGCCTCCTCAAGATGGAAGAAACCCTCCATACGCGAGTCATTGGTCAGGATGAAGCAGTCAAGGCTATTAGTCGTGCTATTCGCCGCGCTCGTGTTGGACTGAAGAATCCTAATCGTCCTATTGCTAGTTTCATCTTTTCTGGTCCAACTGGTGTTGGGAAATCTGAGCTTGCAAAAGCTTTGGCTGCTTACTACTTTGGTTCTGAAGAAGCCATGATTCGGCTTGATATGAGTGAGTTCATGGAAAGACACACTGTTTCCAAGCTCATTGGTTCTCCCCCAGGTTATGTTGGTTACACTGAGGGAGGTCAGCTGACTGAAGCCGTTCGACGACGTCCTTACACAGTGGTGCTTTTTGATGAGATTGAGAAGGCTCATCCCGATGTCTTCAACATGATGCTTCAAATACTTGAGGATGGAAGATTGACTGACAGCAAGGGCAGAACTGTGGATTTCAAGAATACACTTCTGATAATGACGTCTAATGTTGGAAGCAGTGTAATTGAGAAAGGAGGCCGTCGTATAGGATTTGACCTTGATTACGATGAGAAGGATAGCAGTTACAATAGAATTAAGAGCTTGGTGACAGAGGAACTGAAACAGTACTTTAGACCAGAGTTCTTGAATAGGTTGGACGAAATGATTGTCTTCCGACAGCTCACTAAGCTGGAGGTAAAGGAAATAGCAGATATAATGCTCAAGGAGGTTTTTGAGAGGTTGAGGGTTAAAGAGATAGAGCTTCAAGTGACAGAGAGGTTTAGGGATAGAGTGGTTGACGAAGGATACAACCCAAGTTATGGAGCAAGGCCTCTAAGAAGAGCCATAATGAGACTTTTGGAGGACAGCATGGCTGAGAAGATGCTTGCAAGGGAGATCAAAGAAGGCGACTCGGTTATCGTGGATGTCGATTCTGATGGCAATGTGACTGTGCTCAATGGTAGCAGTGGTTCTCCCGAGTCTTTGCCCGAGGCAATCCCAGTTTGA
- the LOC117628654 gene encoding dual specificity protein phosphatase PHS1, protein MAKEQSQEPAIINPLQVQDKGEDKELDPGSDEPEAPLPLTVTSRVLYMLGDIAAGPAYRITQWLELVRKRSSRYHSSGFPHSLPRFNSMPFSAGESVGDWADHLPTEQTTEVNLWERLGKAATLDIESSSFSWDRLSSLHHTEHSSSNDNSEDEMNKALEVTVNSGGVVFFALFNQPGIEDAIPKEAVAVIKISSSRMATQSERLGYEFAKCLGVRIPQARVIHNCSSEWLQMKEAAEKARDVASSEGDECGEMTCSELLEALELSRCLLLMSYVHGSPLLESSNVFESKETAEKTAAALGRILMLDLVIRNEDRLPCRQLRWRGNSANLLLADKTTFANMDRLEEAFDSAIKRYKPRVIRGLHKDRRATSVDSKLSAHNSGLVSQTSDLSDIIESPRSIKSQLSDDSILSDFPIVAIDSGVPRRPPAGKRANDQEIYPRLVELLLNSSEYSSNVLHDITLGKLGRPPLQDIDASDTRAVYERTSVVQEFRNGFRTALRDLQGFHIFLLTLHQKLENLLRIFFNIIDKISSGESDKEDLAVPESPSLASGSVNFSFSPSKDRLINENHPDSDSELQRTAPRSSYSGNKESSDLCSPMSRDSWHGRFSKGSAEPLRSLRLTAKLRDFHKYAKVDAESNKELEQWNEMLKSDAIKLCQENNFNAGFFEGSDNNGVVDAYELKVRLEHILERIALISGAANTERPSPITSCLFIGGALAARSVFTLQRLGITHILCLCSNEIGQSDSQFPDLFEYKNFSICDNDDSNISGIFDEAISFIDHVEQIGGKVLVHCFEGRSRSATLVLAYLMLRKNRTLLEAWNSLKQVHRRAQPNDGFAKVLLDLDKKLHGKVSMEWQQRKPTMKVCPICGVNAGLSSSSLKLHLQKSHKKLSSGSVDSAMTMEIQKALTALKMSRGGSVSPKQRHSHSDVED, encoded by the exons atgGCAAAAGAGCAAAGCCAGGAGCCTGCCATCATCAACCCTCTGCAGGTCCAG GACAAAGGGGAAGACAAGGAGTTGGACCCTGGATCTGACGAGCCTGAGGCCCCTTTGCCTCTCACAGTCACTTCCCGG GTCTTGTATATGTTGGGTGACATTGCCGCAGGGCCTGCGTATAGAATCACGCAATGGCTGGAATTGGTTCGTAAGCGGAGTTCCCGATATCATTCCTCTGGCTTCCCCCACAGCCTTCCGAGGTTTAACAGTATGCCTTTTAG TGCAGGAGAATCTGTTGGTGACTGGGCAGATCATCTGCCTACCGAGCAAACCACAGAAGTCAATCTCTGGGAAAGACTTGGTAAAGCTGCTACATTGGACATTGAGTCAAGTTCTTTCTCCTGGGATAGACTTTCTTCGCTTCATCACACTGAACATAGTAGCAGCAATGACAATTCTGAGGATGAAATGAATAAAGCACTTGAG GTCACTGTGAATTCGGGGGGAGTTGTCTTCTTTGCCCTATTCAACCAGCCAGGGATTGAAGATGCTATTCCTAAGGAAGCGGTAGCTGTTATAAAGATATCGTCGTCAAGGATGGCCACACAATCTGAACGTCTTGGTTATGAATTTGCAAAGTGCCTTGGAGTTCGAATTCCACAG GCCAGAGTCATTCATAATTGTAGCTCGGAGTGGCTCCAGATGAAGGAAGCTGCAGAGAAGGCAAGAGATGTAGCAAGTTCAGAAGGGGATGAATGTGGCGAAATGACATGTTCAGAACTTTTGGAAGCTCTTGAACTTAGCCGATGCCTTTTGCTTATGAG CTATGTTCATGGATCTCCTTTACTTGAAAGCTCAAATGTATTTGAGTCAAAGGAAACTGCGGAAAAAACAGCAGCTGCTCTTGGTAGGATCCTGATGTTGGATCTTGTCATCAGAAATGAAGATAGGCTTCCTTGCCGTCAGCTCAGATGGCGTGGAAATTCTGCAAATCTATTGTTGGCTGACAAAACGACTTTTGCAAACATGGACAGATTGGAGGAAGCCTTCGATTCTGCAATCAAGCGATACAAACCAAGAGTGATCAGAGGTCTTCATAAGGATAGAAGGGCAACTTCAGTAGATAGCAAACTGAGTGCCCATAATTCAGGACTGGTATCACAGACCTCTGATCTTTCAGATATTATAGAGTCACCAAGATCCATAAAGAGTCAACTATCAGATGATTCAATTTTATCTGATTTTCCAATTGTGGCTATTGACTCTGGTGTTCCCCGTCGGCCTCCTGCTGGAAAACGTGCAAATGACCAGGAAATTTATCCTAGGCTGGTTGAGTTACTACTCAATAGTTCCGAGTACTCCTCTAATGTGTTACATGACATAACATTAGGGAAACTAGGACGTCCTCCTTTACAAGACATTGATGCATCTGATACACGAGCAGTTTATGAAAGGACTTCAGTTGTTCAAGAGTTCCGTAATGGATTCCGAACTGCTCTTAGGGACCTACAAGGCTTCCATATATTCTTACTCACGCTTCACCAAAAACTGGAGAACTTGCTAcgaatattttttaatattatagaTAAAATATCTTCAGGGGAGTCTGACAAAGAGGATTTGGCAGTTCCTGAGTCGCCCTCGCTTGCTTCTGGAAGTgttaatttctctttttcaccAAGCAAGGACCGACTTATCAATGAGAACCATCCAGATAGTGATTCTGAATTGCAGAGAACTGCTCCAAGGTCTTCATATTCGGGAAATAAAGAAAGCTCCGACTTGTGCTCTCCCATGTCACGGGATAGTTGGCATGGGAGGTTCTCTAAAGGGAGTGCAGAGCCCCTCCGTAGTCTGCGTTTGACAGCAAAGCTCCGGGACTTCCATAAATATGCCAAG GTCGATGCAGAATCAAACAAAGAATTGGAACAGTGGAATGAAATGTTAAAGAGCGATGCTATCAAACTCTGCCAGGAGAACAATTTTAATGCTGGGTTTTTTGAGGGTAGTGACAATAACGGTGTTGTTGATGCTTATGAATTGAAG GTCAGACTTGAGCACATACTTGAGAGGATTGCATTGATATCTGGGGCTGCAAACACAGAGAGGCCATCTCCAATCACAAGTTGCCTGTTCATCGGCGGGGCCCTGGCTGCACGATCTGTATTCACCCTGCAACGCTTAGGAATTActcatatattgtgtttgtgttccaatgaaattggacaatcaGATTCACAGTTTCCTGATCTATTCGAGTACAAAAACTTTTCT ATATGCGACAATGACGATTCAAACATCAGCGGCATCTTTGATGAAGCTATCAGTTTTATTGATCATGTTGAACAAATAGGAGGGAAGGTTCTGGTCCATTGCTTCGAGGGGAGAAGCAGAAGTGCCACGCTGGTGCTTGCATACCTAATGCTCAGAAA GAACCGCACTCTATTAGAAGCATGGAATTCTCTAAAACAAGTTCATCGCCGAGCGCAACCCAATGATGGTTTTGCAAAAGTCCTATTGGATCTGGACAAGAAACTtcatgggaaagtttccaTGGAATGGCAACAGCGGAAGCCAACGATGAAAGTTTGCCCTATCTGTGGGGTGAATGCAGGTCTGAGTAGCAGTTCACTTAAGCTTCATTTGCAGAAATCACACAAGAAACTATCATCAGGTAGCGTGGATAGTGCAATGACAATGGAAATACAAAAGGCTTTGACTGCATTAAAAATGAGTCGAGGTGGAAGCGTCAGCCCTAAACAGAGGCATTCTCATTCAGATGTGGAAGATTAG